GCGATCACACGCTAAGCAATCAACTGCTTAGAAAAATAATATTATCTTATGCTGAATATCCTCTCTATTTTTAATTTAGAAGATATGTTTTGACATTTAGAAAAATGGGTCGTTTCTTCTATATCCTTCTGGAGAAGttatatttcaaaataatatataaCCAATAATATAAGGAGAAATACATGTAGTGATATATTTCTCAACATACAAACCAGGCTTCTTGTATACAGTAAGCTACCCCATAGTCCAAGCATGGTTAGTACACGGGCACAAGGCATTGTCGACCTTCAAAAAGGACCTTTCCTTTATACACAGAAGATAAATTCACCATTCCAATCTCAGATAGGTAATTCTTACTCCGAATATGCCATAAGAAGTCAATAATGGAGACAGATTCCTTTACTATCTAGTTCATTTTGTTTTACAATTAGTGCTGAGAGTTACAATCCTGATTTGCAATATTGAATTTTATAAATCTAGTCTCGGTAAAATGATTTGTCTAGTTTGTTAAAGATATAATAccaattaaaaatgtttcatgaaATTAGATTATATAATCAAATGTCTGCGTCACTCAGAAAATGTGGAGTGGCTTTTGGGGAAATATGCTATATGAGGTCATAACAAACCAATTTGTGCTTCTGACTATTTTATGGTTCATGGCCATCATGCCAATGATGGATATGTCGCTTGCATGTGTTCTTTAGTAGAATTTTTTTCCAGATGAAGTCCAATAGCAAGTACAAATGCCTGCTTATTCAAAGAGTGAAGAGAACAGATACAATCATGAAATTTAAGAACATCCTCAGCCCCTTGTAGAATCGCAATTCCAAACAACCAAACTTCTTTCAATCTCAAAAAAAAAGCTTTTGTTCTTAAAATTCAATTACAAGATAAATAGTGTAGGCAAACCGTCTGTCCAAGACAACAGGACATATTCATGGATAAATCTACAACACAGGAACCTACTTTCTAGAGTCTCAACGAACCTGAATGATCATAGAAAGGATAAGTGGGTATCAACAACAGATCTGATAGATGAAACCAATATTGAAGCATGGGAATCTAATAGAGTTACTCAACTTTTCTCCCTCATCTTAAGACTAAATGACAAGAAGGGCAAGAGGTAAAGAATTAGTTCTAAGCTCCTACAAGTATATGTTACAAGGTTGGATCTGCAAAAACGTCACTAAGTACATCATCGTCACCATCTGCAAACAGCTCTGCATCTTTTTCCTCCTCATTCACAaaatctctcctctcaagccttgcATGAGAAGCAATAaatatcatcttctgagctttaTCCATTGCAGCCCTTGAATGACCATGAGTGTATAGCCATCTCATAAATGACCAGTTACATTTTAGACCACAAGAGGTTGCATGCAGAAATATTAGCCGGACAGCAACCTTGCCAAGGGCTTTGTACTCACTTAAGCATGTTTCCCATACAAGTCTACTGCTTTGCGGGTTGGCAATTTTCATTTTTCCTGTAACAGGATCAGGTTGTTTTACCTGCACCGCCTGTGCATACAGAGGATCCAAGCCCTCTGCACGCCATTTCATGAGTTCCATCAATGCAATATGGGTTTCATCTCTAAAAGCCAATCTCGTAATAATCTTGTCAACATCCTTCTCTTGCTCAGGTGTCAGACACTTGAAAGGGGGCAAATACTTCCCACTGCTATCCCTAATAAGATAGAGAGGATCTAGAATGAAAGCTGCTGCCCATGCTGGGTGATAGTTCTTAGCAAATCTCTTTTCAATAATCTCTTTCACAGGTCCCTCTTCAATGTTATACTTTGCAGACCAATCCTTAACCTTAGCCCTCAGTTCATCCCATAATGGTAGGCAGTGTCCCACCAAAGGCCTATCAGCCTCAATGTCTTGTACCATTAACTTGATCAGCTTGACCAATGATAGAACTGCATCCAGGTCATTCCAGAATCTCATATCTTGTATCATATCTGCAATTTCCCTTCCAAGAGAGTCATCTGCATAAAAGACCTTGAATGAATCATCCAACACTGTGAGTTGTAAAGCACGTGCTGAATTGGCAACATCTTCCATCATAGCATAAATGTAGGGGTAGTTATTGTTTGCAAAAGGAGGATCAGAAGGAACTCTAAACAGTTTTACATGATATAATTCTTGTATTTGATACTTCTGAAAAAATGTACTAGCCTGATGCTTGCCATTGAAGAAAGTAGCCAACTTAAAGCAATCTGAAGCCACTGATCTAAATAACATGAAGTGTTTATGAAAATCTTTCAGTAAGCTGCTAAATCCTTGAACTTGGCATGAGAGATTGACCATCCAGCAGTTCTTACGTTCCAATTCTCTCAGTGCTTTTGCCTTAAGCTTATCTGTATCTGCAACTATTCCCACACACCGTTCTACTGTTGTACCACATATCTCTGTTATGGTTTCCCAAAGAGTTTCCTCAACATACTTGGGAGGAACTCCCCCATTGGTAAAAAGGGCCTTTCGGAAGAGACTGGTTCCATTAGGAAGATTTAGTGTCAAATTTACCAAATTATCACCGTAGGACAAATTTTTCTTCTTCCACCCATCTGAAGCCAACTGGAAAAACATGGCATCCTGAAGCTTTGCATCAGACTCGTTTCTTACCTCCTCATACTTGGCATCCAACTTTTCTGCAGCAATATACTTTCTACTGATTGGTGGGAGACCCACATGGTTGAGAAATGCTTTGAATTTTGGATGCTCCACACAAGAAAATGAAACTGTGCCACATGATTCATAGAGCCATTCAGCAAGAAAATTAAGCGCTGTCTCAATCTGACCTTTACTTAGGATCTGTCCTGGAGCTCCTTTTCCACCTGGACTTTTTAGTTTCTTCACACTATCTTCTAACATAGCAAGGGCACCCAAATCCTCCTTACCCCCTGAAAGAACTAAAGGAGTTGGACTCCCATAACGGACAAGTTCAGAACTGGGACGAGGAGTACCAATCATGGAAAGAGGCACTGGAGGCGCTGGTAAGGAAAGAGCACTTCTCTTCCTGTTTTGAGAAGAGCTGGCAGACACAATTGTTTTAGATGGAGGAATGGAGGAAATAGGATTAGGAATTCCTCCATTGAAATTTGGGCAAGTTCCCCTTTTAAGATGCTCTGATGCTGTTCTAGATGGATTTGAGGCAGAAAACAAGGCACTACAGAGGCCACAGCGCAATTTCACAGCCTTGGCAACTCCAGTGTCTTGGTTTTGGAACAAAATAGGTTCGAGGTGTATCCAGTACCATGCTCCTTTCCCCTTAATTGCCCTAGTACGAACTGTCACCAGGCCCTCATATCGTTTCTGCAGTGTTTTTGCAGACAATTCATCTTCATGAGGATGGCTTGGAGCTGCCATCGAAGGCTCACTTTATGTCCTGTTGCTGACGCTCTTGCCCGTATGTTTGTATAGCTCCAAGAGCTCCAAACTGCACCCATCGTTTTGTTTTTACATGGAAGATAAAATATATTTCTGGAAGTATATTAAAAATACAAACAGTCATGTTAATGCTAGTACATTCCTTCTAAATT
The nucleotide sequence above comes from Cryptomeria japonica chromosome 11, Sugi_1.0, whole genome shotgun sequence. Encoded proteins:
- the LOC131068800 gene encoding uncharacterized protein LOC131068800; translation: MAAPSHPHEDELSAKTLQKRYEGLVTVRTRAIKGKGAWYWIHLEPILFQNQDTGVAKAVKLRCGLCSALFSASNPSRTASEHLKRGTCPNFNGGIPNPISSIPPSKTIVSASSSQNRKRSALSLPAPPVPLSMIGTPRPSSELVRYGSPTPLVLSGGKEDLGALAMLEDSVKKLKSPGGKGAPGQILSKGQIETALNFLAEWLYESCGTVSFSCVEHPKFKAFLNHVGLPPISRKYIAAEKLDAKYEEVRNESDAKLQDAMFFQLASDGWKKKNLSYGDNLVNLTLNLPNGTSLFRKALFTNGGVPPKYVEETLWETITEICGTTVERCVGIVADTDKLKAKALRELERKNCWMVNLSCQVQGFSSLLKDFHKHFMLFRSVASDCFKLATFFNGKHQASTFFQKYQIQELYHVKLFRVPSDPPFANNNYPYIYAMMEDVANSARALQLTVLDDSFKVFYADDSLGREIADMIQDMRFWNDLDAVLSLVKLIKLMVQDIEADRPLVGHCLPLWDELRAKVKDWSAKYNIEEGPVKEIIEKRFAKNYHPAWAAAFILDPLYLIRDSSGKYLPPFKCLTPEQEKDVDKIITRLAFRDETHIALMELMKWRAEGLDPLYAQAVQVKQPDPVTGKMKIANPQSSRLVWETCLSEYKALGKVAVRLIFLHATSCGLKCNWSFMRWLYTHGHSRAAMDKAQKMIFIASHARLERRDFVNEEEKDAELFADGDDDVLSDVFADPTL